In Sphingobacteriales bacterium, a single genomic region encodes these proteins:
- a CDS encoding acetyl-CoA carboxylase, biotin carboxyl carrier protein: protein MDFKEIQELVKLLSKSDIAELKLESENFKITLRTKAYVEAQNGGDRVVYSTAPAPAMIAASPVAAPSAAAEAPKAADTATPPPAADTNL from the coding sequence ATGGATTTTAAAGAGATACAAGAATTAGTAAAGCTGTTGAGCAAATCGGATATTGCAGAGTTGAAGTTGGAGAGCGAAAATTTTAAAATCACCCTGCGCACCAAAGCATACGTTGAAGCGCAAAACGGAGGCGATCGTGTAGTGTATAGTACTGCTCCCGCTCCTGCTATGATAGCAGCGTCTCCTGTAGCAGCCCCGTCTGCCGCCGCCGAAGCCCCCAAAGCCGCCGACACCGCCACACCGCCGCCCGCCGCCGATACCAACCT